Below is a genomic region from Citrobacter telavivensis.
GTGAAGGTGATCGTCACCGAACAGGGGATCGCCGATCTTCGCGGGCTCTCACCGTTGCAACGGGCGCACACGATCATCGACAACTGTGCCCATCCACTTTACCAGGACTATCTGCACCGCTATCTCGATAGTGCGCCAGGCGGGCACATTCACCACGATCTCAGCCACGTGTTCGATCTGCACCGCAATCTGATTGAATACGGTTCGATGCTCGGCTAATTCACCTCTGTGCCACGATCTTCCGCAATTTGCTGAAGCATCGTGGCGGTATAGCGGTGGTTTTTCAACGAGTACAGGTATTCCTGCATATACATCGGACGGCCGGGCGCATCGAAATACTTCAGTGTCGCCGGGTTCACCAGACGCCACGCAAAGTATGGGATCACGGTCAGAAACTGCCCGCGCTCCACCGCGCTGATCTTCGCCATAAAGCTGTAAGGGCGGTAGATAATCGTCGGGTTAATGCCGCATGGCCGCATATGTGCTTCCAGTATTGCCTCAAAATTGGCCCGATTCTGAAAACGCATTTGCAGCCAGGGCAGTTCACGTAGCAGATCCTGCGGCTGTTTACCCTCGTAGCGACGGGAAACGAGGAACCCCAGACGCAGCGGCTTCAACTCACTGATGGTCAGATTATCCAGTTCCTGCACGCGGGCCGAAACATACTGCGGCGAAATGATAAAATCGAGTTGACGGCCAAACAGGTTATCAATGACTTCGTTTTCGCTGAACTCAATAGACTTAACGGTCACGCCGTCGTACTTGTCGCCCAGGCTAATCAACTGGTCGAAAATAATCGTCGGATAGGTGTTGTCTACGCCAATCACAATATTGCGCGAACCGCGCACAGAGTGATGAATTTCATTATCGATCGCCGACAAGGACTGATAAATCGGAAACAGTTTCTGATACAACTCCTGCCCGGCCTTGTTCAGACTTATGCTGTTATCCTTGCGGGTAAACAGCGTATAGCCAATCTGATCTTCCAGCGCCGAAATACTTTTGCCAAACGGCGATGCCGTCATGTGTATTTTTTCAGCCGCTCTGGCGATATTATTGGTTTGCGCCAACAGGATGAAATTACGCATTTTTTTCGAGATAAAAATATCCACAAAATACTCCATCATTAATCGCCATGACATCTCTACTGGCTGCGAAAAAATACTGGATAACGCGTCGCCCTTTTTTGCAGTGGTTCACAAAATAGCGATAGTTCTGTCGCCGTAACCGCCACATGGCACAGATACCTACATCGATTTTAAAGCGCCGTTTTTTTACCCGCAGTCGCGCTAATCACATTGACATTCCTTCCCGGAACACGTATCCCTGTCATTCATTGCTGCAAAAAATGGGATACAAAATGTCATCGTTGCATATTTCGCAAGGCACGTTTCGTCTTAGCGATACAAAAACGCTTCGCCTGGATTCCGTGACATTAAACGCGGGTGAGAGTTGGGCGTTTGTCGGCTCGAACGGAAGCGGGAAATCGGCGCTGGCGCGCGCGCTGGCCGGCGAGTTACCGCAGCTCAAAGGCGAACGCCAGTGCGCATTCTTGCGAATGACCCGTCTTTCATTTGAGCAACTGCAGAAACTGGTCAGCGATGAATGGCAACGCAATAACACCGATATGCTCAGCCCCGGCGAAGAGGATACCGGACGCACCACGGCTGAGATCGTTCAGGACGAGGTGAAAGACCCGGACCGCTGTGCGACGCTGGCGCGGCAGTTTGGTATCACTCATCTGCTCGATCGCCGCTTTAAATACCTCTCTACCGGCGAAACGCGCAAAACATTACTCTGTCAGGCGCTAATGTCTGAGCCTGATTTGTTGATTCTCGATGAGCCATTTGACGGCCTGGATGTCGCCTCCCGCCAGCAGTTAGCAGCACTGCTTGAAACGCTGCACCAGTCCGGCATCACGCTGGTGCTGGTGCTGAACCGCTTTGATGAAATTCCGGCGTTCGTTCAGTATGCCGGCGTGCTGGTTGACTGCACCTTAACGGAAATCGGATCGAAAACGGACTTACTCCAGCAGGCGCTGATCGCCCAACTTGCCCATAGCGAGCGACTGGAAGGGGTGGCGCTGCCTGAAGCAGACGAGCCTGCTGCCCACCCCGCCCTGTCTGCCGAGACGCCGCGGATCATCCTCAAGAATGGCGTCGTGTCGTACAACGATCGTCCTATTCTCGATCGCCTGAGCTGGCAGGTAGATCCCGGTGAGCACTGGCAGATTGTCGGCCCCAACGGCGCCGGAAAATCCACGTTGCTCAGCCTGATAACCGGTGACCACCCACAGGGATACAGTAACGATTTGACGCTGTTTGGCCGTCGTCGTGGCAGCGGTGAAACCATCTGGGATATCAAAAAACACATTGGCTATGTCAGTAGTAGCCTGCATCTCGACTACCGGGTGAGCACCACGGTGCGCAATGTGATTTTGTCAGGATATTTCGACTCTATTGGGATCTATCAGGCCGTGTCAGACCGTCAGCAGAAACTCGCGCAACAGTGGCTGGATATTCTGGGACTCGATAAACGTACCGCCGACGCGCCGTTTCATAGCCTCTCCTGGGGACAACAGCGACTGGCACTGATCGCCCGGGCGCTGGTTAAGCACCCGACCCTGCTGATTCTGGACGAACCTTTACAGGGGCTGGACCCGCTGAACCGCCAGCTCATCCGTCGTTTTGTCGACGTATTGATTAGCGAGGGCGACACGCAGCTACTGTTTGTTTCCCATCACGCTGAAGATGCACCGGCCTGCATTACCCACCGTCTGGAATTTGTGCCAGAGGGCGAGACCTATACCTATCAGCAAACGCCGTTGCGTTAGTTTTCATCCGTGGGCGCGAAAGCGCCCTTTTTTTTCGGATAAAAGGCGCAATCATTCTTAAAGCTTATGATTTATAATCGAATAATTGATGGCTCAGCGAGAGAATTCGCGAGTGTAAACGATTCCACTATTTTATTCCATGTCACACTTTTCGCATCTTTGTTATGCTATGGTAATTCCATACCATAAGCTTAACGGAGCGAATTATGAGAGTTCTGGTCACCGGTGGTAGCGGTTACATAGGAAGTCATACTTGTGTGCAGTTACTGAAAAACGGTCATGACGTCATCATCCTTGATAACCTCTGTAACAGTAAGCGCAGCGTACTGCCTGTTATTGAACGTCTGAGCGGCAAACATCCGACGTTTATCGAAGGCGATATCCGCAACGAAGCGCTGATAACCGAAATCCTGCACGATCACGCGATTGACACCGTCATCCATTTTGCCGGGCTGAAGGCCGTCGGCGAATCTGTCGCAAAGCCGTTGGAATACTATGACAACAACGTCAACGGAACGCTGCGACTGATTAGCGCCATGCGCGCCGCCGGTGTCAAAAACGTCATTTTCAGCTCGTCGGCAACCGTCTACGGCGACCAGCCGAAAATCCCTTACGTCGAAAGCTTCCCGACCGGTACGCCGCAAAGCCCTTATGGCAAAAGCAAATTGATGGTCGAGCAGATCCTCACCGATCTGCAAAAAGCGCAGCCGGAATGGAGCATCGCGCTGCTGCGCTATTTCAACCCGGTTGGCGCACATCCATCAGGTGACATGGGCGAAGACCCGCAGGGTATCCCGAATAACCTGATGCCGTACATCGCGCAGGTGGCGGTGGGCCGTCGCGACTCCCTGGCCATTTTTGGCAACGACTACCCGACCGAAGACGGCACTGGCGTACGCGATTACATCCACGTGATGGATCTCGCTGACGGTCACGTTGCCGCGATGGAAAAACTGGCGGACAAACAGGGCGTCCATATATACAACCTCGGCGCGGGGGTCGGCAGCAGCGTGCTTGACGTGGTCAACGCCTTCAGCAAAGCCTGCGGTAAACCGGTTAACTATCACTTTGCTCCGCGCCGTGATGGCGATCTGCCTGCCTATTGGGCGGATGCCAGCAAAGCCGACCGCGAACTGGACTGGCGCGTGACGCGCACGCTTGATGAGATGGCACAGGATACCTGGCACTGGCAGTCGCGTCATCCGCAGGGATACGAGGATTAAGAAACCATCATGAGTCAATTCAACCCCGTCGATCATCCGCATCGCCGCTTTAATCTCCTCACCGGACAGTGGATTCTGGTCTCGCCGCATCGTGCTAAACGCCCCTGGCAGGGGGCGCAAGAAACGCCCTCAAACGACGCGCTGCCGGCACACGATCCGGACTGCTTCCTGTGTGCAGGCAATACCCGCGTCACTGGCGATAAGAACCCGGATTACCGCGGGACGTTCGTCTTCACCAACGACTTCGCGGCGCTGATGACCGACACGCCTGACGCGCCGGACAGTCACGATCCGCTGATGCGCTGCCAGAGCGCACGCGGCACCAGTCGCGTTATTTGCTTTTCGCCGGATCACAGCAAAACCCTGCCGGAGCTTAGCGTTCCCGCCCTGACAGAAATTGTGAAAACCTGGCAAGAGCAAACCGCAGATCTCGGGAAACACTATCCCTGGGTGCAGGTTTTTGAAAACAAAGGTGCGGCGATGGGGTGCTCTAATCCCCACCCCCACGGACAGATTTGGGCCAACAGTTTCCTGCCAAACGAAGCCGAACGCGAAGATCGTCTGCAAAAAGCCTGGTTAGCTGAGCAGGGGTCACCGATGCTGGTCGACTACGTACAGCGCGAACTGGCTGACGGCAGCCGTACGGTTGTGGAAACCGATCACTGGCTGGCGGTGGTGCCTTACTGGGCGGCCTGGCCGTTCGAAACGCTATTGCTGCCGAAAGCGCATGTACTACGCATCACCGATTTGACCGACGAACAGCGCGCAGACCTGGCGCTGGCGTTGAAAAAACTGACCAGTCGTTATGACAATCTCTTCCAGTGCTCTTTCCCGTATTCGATGGGCTGGCACGGCGCGCCGTTTAACGGTGAAGAGAATGACCACTGGCAATTGCACGCGCACTTTTATCCGCCGTTACTGCGCTCCGCGACCGTCCGTAAATTTATGGTCGGTTACGAAATGCTGGCAGAGACCCAGCGCGATCTCACAGCGGAACAAGCGGCAGAACGTCTGCGCGCGGTCAGCGACATCCATTTTCGCGAATCCGGAGTATAAAAATGAGTCTGAAAGAGAAAACACAATCTCTGTTTGCAGAAATTTTCGGCTACCCTGCGACCCACACCATTCAGGCACCAGGCCGCGTCAACCTTATCGGTGAGCATACCGATTATAACGACGGCTTTGTGCTACCCTGCGCCATTGACTATCAAACCGTCATCAGTTGCACTGCCCGCAACGACCGCCTGATCCGCGTCATTGCTGCCGATTACGATAATCAGACTGACGAGTTCTCCCTTGATGCCCCCATCGTGACTCACGACAGCCAGCAATGGTCAAACTATGTGCGCGGCGTGGTGAAACACCTGTTAAAACGTGACAGCAGCTTTGGCGGCGCGGACCTGGTCATCAGCGGTAATGTTCCGCAGGGCGCGGGCCTGAGCTCTTCCGCCTCGCTGGAAGTGGCGGTCGGTACTGTGTTCCAGCAGCTCTATCATCTGCCGCTGGACGGCGCACAGATTGCGCTTAACGGTCAGGAAGCGGAAAACCAGTTTGTCGGTTGTAACTGCGGAATTATGGATCAGCTCATCTCCGCGCTGGGTAAGAAAGATCATGCCCTGCTGATCGACTGCCGGACGCTGGGCACCAAAGCGGTCTCGATGCCAGAAGGCGTGGCGATTGTGATCATCAATAGCAACTTTAAGCGCACGCTGGTCGGCAGCGAGTACAACACACGCCGCCAACAGTGCGAAACGGGCGCACGTTTCTTCCAGCAACCGGCATTGCGCGATGTCAGCCTCGAGGCTTTTAACGCCGTGGCGAATGAACTGGACCCACTGGTTGCCAAACGCGTCCGTCACGTGTTAACTGAGAATGCGCGGACGGTAGAAGCTGCCAGCGCGCTGGAAAAAGGCGATCTGCACCGCATGGGGCAACTGATGGCGGAATCGCACGCATCAATGCGTGATGATTTCGAAATCACCGTGCCGCAGATTGATACGCTGGTTGACATCGTCAAAGCCACGATTGGCGACAAAGGCGGCGTGCGCATGACCGGCGGCGGGTTTGGCGGCTGCATCGTCGCACTGATGCCGGAAGCGCTGGTCCCAGCGGTCCAGCAGGCCGTCGCCGAACAGTACGAAGCCAAAACCGGTATCAAAGAAACTTTCTATGTGTGCAAACCATCACAAGGAGCAGGACAGTGCTGAATGAAACACCTGCACTGGCACCCGATGGTCAGCCGTACCGCCTGTTAACCCTGCGCAATAGCGCAGGGATGGTGGTCACGCTGATGGACTGGGGTGCTACATTACTCTCGGCCCGCATTCCCCTTTCCGACGGCTGTGTGCGTGAGGCGCTGCTGGGCTGTGCCAGTCCGGAGCATTATCAGGAGCAAGCGGCGTTTCTGGGTGCCTCAATTGGTCGTTACGCCAACCGTATCGCCGACAGTCGCTACGTCCTCAACGGGGAAACGGTGACCCTGCAACCAAGCCAGGGCGTTAACCAGTTGCACGGTGGGCCGGACGGATTTGATAAACGCCGCTGGCAAATCGTTAACCATAACGAGCGTCAGGTTCTGTTTGCCATAAGCTCAGACGATGGCGATCAGGGGTTTCCGGGCAACCTTTGCGCCACGGTGCAGTATCGTCTGACCGATGACAACCGCATTTCCATTACCTATCGCGCGACGGTGGACAAGCCGTGTCCGGTGAATCTGACCAACCACGTCTACTTCAACCTCGACGGCGATCAGACCGACGTGCGCAACCACAAGTTGCAGCTTCTGGCGGATGAGTATCTGCCGGTTGATGAAGGCGGGATCCCACGCGATGGTCTGAAACCGGTCGCCGGAACCTCATTTGATTTCCGCACCGCGAAAGTTATCGCCAGTGAGTTTCTTGCCGATGA
It encodes:
- the galK gene encoding galactokinase, coding for MSLKEKTQSLFAEIFGYPATHTIQAPGRVNLIGEHTDYNDGFVLPCAIDYQTVISCTARNDRLIRVIAADYDNQTDEFSLDAPIVTHDSQQWSNYVRGVVKHLLKRDSSFGGADLVISGNVPQGAGLSSSASLEVAVGTVFQQLYHLPLDGAQIALNGQEAENQFVGCNCGIMDQLISALGKKDHALLIDCRTLGTKAVSMPEGVAIVIINSNFKRTLVGSEYNTRRQQCETGARFFQQPALRDVSLEAFNAVANELDPLVAKRVRHVLTENARTVEAASALEKGDLHRMGQLMAESHASMRDDFEITVPQIDTLVDIVKATIGDKGGVRMTGGGFGGCIVALMPEALVPAVQQAVAEQYEAKTGIKETFYVCKPSQGAGQC
- a CDS encoding LysR family transcriptional regulator yields the protein MDIFISKKMRNFILLAQTNNIARAAEKIHMTASPFGKSISALEDQIGYTLFTRKDNSISLNKAGQELYQKLFPIYQSLSAIDNEIHHSVRGSRNIVIGVDNTYPTIIFDQLISLGDKYDGVTVKSIEFSENEVIDNLFGRQLDFIISPQYVSARVQELDNLTISELKPLRLGFLVSRRYEGKQPQDLLRELPWLQMRFQNRANFEAILEAHMRPCGINPTIIYRPYSFMAKISAVERGQFLTVIPYFAWRLVNPATLKYFDAPGRPMYMQEYLYSLKNHRYTATMLQQIAEDRGTEVN
- the modF gene encoding molybdate ABC transporter ATP-binding protein ModF, whose product is MSSLHISQGTFRLSDTKTLRLDSVTLNAGESWAFVGSNGSGKSALARALAGELPQLKGERQCAFLRMTRLSFEQLQKLVSDEWQRNNTDMLSPGEEDTGRTTAEIVQDEVKDPDRCATLARQFGITHLLDRRFKYLSTGETRKTLLCQALMSEPDLLILDEPFDGLDVASRQQLAALLETLHQSGITLVLVLNRFDEIPAFVQYAGVLVDCTLTEIGSKTDLLQQALIAQLAHSERLEGVALPEADEPAAHPALSAETPRIILKNGVVSYNDRPILDRLSWQVDPGEHWQIVGPNGAGKSTLLSLITGDHPQGYSNDLTLFGRRRGSGETIWDIKKHIGYVSSSLHLDYRVSTTVRNVILSGYFDSIGIYQAVSDRQQKLAQQWLDILGLDKRTADAPFHSLSWGQQRLALIARALVKHPTLLILDEPLQGLDPLNRQLIRRFVDVLISEGDTQLLFVSHHAEDAPACITHRLEFVPEGETYTYQQTPLR
- the galT gene encoding galactose-1-phosphate uridylyltransferase; its protein translation is MSQFNPVDHPHRRFNLLTGQWILVSPHRAKRPWQGAQETPSNDALPAHDPDCFLCAGNTRVTGDKNPDYRGTFVFTNDFAALMTDTPDAPDSHDPLMRCQSARGTSRVICFSPDHSKTLPELSVPALTEIVKTWQEQTADLGKHYPWVQVFENKGAAMGCSNPHPHGQIWANSFLPNEAEREDRLQKAWLAEQGSPMLVDYVQRELADGSRTVVETDHWLAVVPYWAAWPFETLLLPKAHVLRITDLTDEQRADLALALKKLTSRYDNLFQCSFPYSMGWHGAPFNGEENDHWQLHAHFYPPLLRSATVRKFMVGYEMLAETQRDLTAEQAAERLRAVSDIHFRESGV
- the galM gene encoding galactose-1-epimerase, with product MLNETPALAPDGQPYRLLTLRNSAGMVVTLMDWGATLLSARIPLSDGCVREALLGCASPEHYQEQAAFLGASIGRYANRIADSRYVLNGETVTLQPSQGVNQLHGGPDGFDKRRWQIVNHNERQVLFAISSDDGDQGFPGNLCATVQYRLTDDNRISITYRATVDKPCPVNLTNHVYFNLDGDQTDVRNHKLQLLADEYLPVDEGGIPRDGLKPVAGTSFDFRTAKVIASEFLADDDQRKVKGYDHAFLLQAQGDSKKPVALLSSEDGKLQMEVYTSAPALQFYSGNFLGGTSSRGPNAYGDYQGLALESEFLPDSPNHPEWPQPDCVLRPGEEYTSLTEYRFIPV
- the galE gene encoding UDP-glucose 4-epimerase GalE, whose amino-acid sequence is MRVLVTGGSGYIGSHTCVQLLKNGHDVIILDNLCNSKRSVLPVIERLSGKHPTFIEGDIRNEALITEILHDHAIDTVIHFAGLKAVGESVAKPLEYYDNNVNGTLRLISAMRAAGVKNVIFSSSATVYGDQPKIPYVESFPTGTPQSPYGKSKLMVEQILTDLQKAQPEWSIALLRYFNPVGAHPSGDMGEDPQGIPNNLMPYIAQVAVGRRDSLAIFGNDYPTEDGTGVRDYIHVMDLADGHVAAMEKLADKQGVHIYNLGAGVGSSVLDVVNAFSKACGKPVNYHFAPRRDGDLPAYWADASKADRELDWRVTRTLDEMAQDTWHWQSRHPQGYED